A DNA window from Bacteroidota bacterium contains the following coding sequences:
- a CDS encoding ABC transporter substrate-binding protein — MRNILLLILLPMLWCGQAFGQSGTDERTQELVSLAKKYYSTKSYLDAAMTFDLATQRPSNDMSSFCWYMAGISYYKAGEKLKADNALTRFLSKFPNSAYADNAHYHRGIVLLESEHVNDRERGVDEMIKLIENADDKRLRSDAEQSLNHFLTEVYPVSFLELYIKFADKKYQSTLMEAMCIQMDRKGDGFKILEKLKEYEAKGGDMTKNLRGLKSKYASGKVVFADRLNIAVFLSFNLQLADTARSVPSKSEKALEMLEGMMLALDSLGDPQKKQINVSIYDTRGDTLLIGSLLDSLQRFQPDVIIGDIRTGLATAISDWAEKNKVVHLIPRNPLNELIANKKYTFLVHPSLKSHGGQIARYMVDVEGKKKFLVFNDRSYYAERFASGFKQALANDPGVTVVEKIVPSKYSELQPKLSSEVRAMKGMGYDAVYAPFSNEESAGLLIAKLNYESIKTEVAGGPDWEVFTVIDQELKSAYKLKYSSFYFEGNDSTGFDNLYARCLKENAYRPSSSTIQGFDLMAWLLTVSKGIDGKNSLTDLIHKAAPYHGIHQDFYFGNEQDNQKINILQYNNGRLDKVNRNQKEPSAFQGGSEGNPRGGQ; from the coding sequence ATGAGAAACATATTGCTGCTGATCCTGTTGCCAATGCTTTGGTGTGGTCAGGCATTTGGGCAATCCGGCACCGACGAACGGACGCAAGAACTGGTTTCGTTGGCCAAAAAATACTACAGTACCAAGAGTTACTTGGACGCTGCGATGACCTTTGATTTGGCAACGCAACGGCCTAGCAATGATATGAGCAGCTTTTGTTGGTACATGGCTGGCATTTCCTACTACAAGGCAGGCGAGAAACTCAAAGCAGACAATGCCTTGACACGCTTTCTCTCCAAATTCCCCAATTCAGCATATGCAGACAATGCGCACTACCATCGGGGAATCGTGTTGTTGGAAAGCGAACACGTCAACGACCGCGAACGTGGCGTTGATGAAATGATCAAGCTGATTGAAAATGCCGACGACAAGCGTCTGCGTTCAGATGCCGAACAATCCCTCAACCACTTCCTGACGGAGGTTTATCCAGTGTCTTTCCTCGAATTGTACATCAAATTTGCGGACAAAAAGTACCAATCCACATTGATGGAAGCCATGTGCATCCAAATGGACCGCAAAGGCGATGGCTTCAAAATCCTTGAAAAACTAAAGGAATACGAAGCAAAAGGCGGAGACATGACCAAAAATCTCCGCGGTTTGAAATCCAAATACGCAAGCGGAAAGGTTGTTTTTGCCGACAGGTTGAATATTGCCGTGTTTCTTTCCTTCAACCTTCAACTTGCGGATACAGCACGGTCGGTACCTTCCAAATCGGAAAAGGCCCTTGAAATGCTGGAAGGCATGATGTTGGCCTTGGATTCTTTGGGTGACCCACAGAAAAAGCAGATTAACGTAAGTATTTACGACACCCGCGGGGATACGCTGCTCATCGGATCATTGCTCGATAGTTTGCAGAGATTCCAGCCTGACGTCATTATTGGAGATATCCGCACGGGTTTGGCGACCGCAATCAGCGATTGGGCTGAAAAAAACAAAGTGGTTCACCTGATCCCCCGCAATCCACTCAATGAGTTGATTGCCAACAAAAAATATACATTTTTGGTCCACCCCTCCCTGAAAAGCCATGGTGGTCAAATCGCGCGTTACATGGTCGACGTCGAGGGCAAGAAAAAGTTCCTCGTTTTCAATGACCGCAGCTACTACGCCGAGCGCTTCGCATCCGGCTTCAAACAAGCCTTGGCCAATGATCCCGGCGTGACGGTCGTGGAAAAAATCGTTCCTTCGAAATATTCTGAATTGCAGCCGAAGCTGAGTTCGGAAGTCAGGGCGATGAAAGGAATGGGCTACGATGCCGTTTATGCGCCCTTTTCCAATGAGGAAAGTGCAGGACTTCTGATCGCAAAACTCAACTATGAGAGCATCAAAACCGAGGTCGCCGGCGGACCTGATTGGGAGGTTTTCACGGTGATTGACCAAGAATTGAAGTCCGCTTACAAACTCAAGTATTCCTCCTTTTACTTCGAAGGCAACGACAGTACAGGATTTGACAACCTCTATGCGCGCTGTCTGAAGGAAAATGCCTACCGTCCTTCGAGTTCCACAATTCAAGGATTTGACTTGATGGCTTGGCTTTTGACGGTGAGCAAAGGCATTGACGGGAAAAATTCGCTTACGGATTTGATTCACAAGGCTGCCCCCTACCATGGAATCCATCAGGATTTCTATTTTGGAAATGAGCAGGATAATCAAAAAATCAACATACTTCAGTACAACAATGGCAGACTTGATAAGGTCAACCGAAATCAAAAAGAGCCAAGCGCTTTTCAAGGAGGCAGTGAAGGTAATCCCCGGGGGGGTCAATAG
- the guaA gene encoding glutamine-hydrolyzing GMP synthase, whose translation MIEKVLIIDFGSQYTQLIARRVREQNVYCEIQPFHNSITLSADLKGIILSGSPSSVYAEDAPSIDLPSILGKVPVLGVCYGAQLISHDYNGKVESAGTREYGRAHLSACAASPLLEGVSEGSQVWMSHGDTITKLPDGYELIASTDSVQNAAFQNVAQKAYAIQFHPEVTHSTEGATILRNYLYNICGLKGDWTPSHFVTNTVAELKALLAGHKVVCGLSGGVDSTVAATLIDRAIGSDLYCIFVDNGLLRKNEFEDVQTQYKQLGLNVIAVDARRRFLDALAGVSDPETKRKIIGRIFVEVFQEEAKKIPGVEFLAQGTIYPDVIESVSVKGPSATIKSHHNVGGLPESLHLQVVEPLRFLFKDEVRKVGIDLGLAKEFIGRHPFPGPGLAIRIISDITDEKIRVLQEVDHIFISELRKDGLYDTTWQAFAVLLPVSSVGVMGDERTYENVVALRTVTSVDGMTADWGRLPYEFLAKVSNLIINNVKGVNRVVYDISSKPPATIEWE comes from the coding sequence ATGATTGAGAAGGTTCTGATCATTGACTTCGGTTCACAATATACACAACTGATTGCCAGGCGTGTACGTGAACAAAACGTTTACTGCGAAATACAGCCATTCCACAATTCCATCACCTTGAGTGCTGATTTGAAGGGGATCATTTTGTCGGGTAGTCCTTCATCGGTCTATGCGGAGGATGCGCCCTCGATCGATTTGCCCTCGATTTTGGGAAAAGTTCCGGTATTGGGTGTTTGCTACGGTGCGCAGTTGATCTCCCATGATTACAATGGAAAGGTCGAGAGCGCAGGCACACGTGAGTACGGCCGTGCGCACCTGAGCGCGTGCGCAGCTTCTCCCCTGCTCGAAGGCGTAAGCGAGGGTTCGCAGGTTTGGATGAGCCATGGCGACACCATTACCAAGTTGCCCGATGGCTACGAATTGATCGCAAGTACGGACTCCGTCCAGAATGCGGCATTTCAAAATGTAGCCCAAAAAGCCTACGCCATTCAATTCCACCCGGAGGTCACCCATTCGACAGAAGGCGCGACCATCCTTCGGAATTACCTATATAATATATGTGGGCTGAAAGGCGACTGGACGCCGTCACATTTTGTGACCAATACCGTTGCCGAATTAAAGGCACTACTTGCTGGGCACAAGGTCGTCTGCGGTCTGAGCGGTGGCGTAGACAGTACCGTGGCCGCAACATTGATTGACCGGGCCATCGGCAGTGACCTTTACTGCATTTTTGTGGACAATGGGCTGCTGCGAAAAAACGAATTCGAAGACGTACAGACACAGTACAAGCAATTGGGACTGAATGTGATCGCGGTGGATGCACGGCGCAGATTTTTGGATGCCCTTGCAGGTGTGAGTGATCCCGAAACGAAACGCAAAATCATCGGCAGGATTTTTGTAGAGGTGTTTCAGGAGGAAGCGAAAAAAATCCCCGGCGTAGAATTCTTGGCACAAGGCACCATTTATCCAGATGTGATCGAAAGCGTTTCCGTGAAGGGACCGTCTGCGACCATCAAATCCCACCATAACGTAGGTGGCCTACCTGAATCCTTGCATTTGCAGGTTGTCGAACCCCTGCGCTTTTTGTTCAAGGATGAGGTACGCAAGGTTGGTATCGACTTGGGCTTGGCAAAGGAATTCATTGGCCGGCACCCGTTTCCGGGTCCGGGATTGGCGATCCGCATTATCAGTGACATCACCGACGAAAAAATCAGGGTTTTGCAGGAAGTGGATCATATTTTCATCAGCGAATTGCGCAAAGATGGACTCTACGATACCACGTGGCAGGCATTTGCCGTGCTGTTGCCTGTAAGTTCGGTGGGCGTGATGGGCGACGAGCGCACTTATGAAAACGTCGTTGCGTTGCGCACTGTCACAAGTGTGGATGGGATGACAGCCGATTGGGGCCGACTTCCGTATGAATTCCTGGCTAAGGTGAGCAACCTGATCATTAACAACGTGAAGGGCGTGAACCGCGTAGTCTATGATATCAGTTCGAAACCACCTGCAACGATTGAATGGGAATGA
- the rpmB gene encoding 50S ribosomal protein L28, which yields MARVCDLTGKRTIYGNHVSHANNKVRRTFAPNLQVKRFYVPEEDRWVTLKLSAQALKTVDKKGIYAVLQDMKKDGKVF from the coding sequence ATGGCCAGAGTTTGTGATCTCACAGGAAAAAGGACGATTTACGGCAACCACGTGTCGCATGCCAACAACAAGGTGCGCAGGACATTTGCCCCAAATCTCCAAGTAAAGCGGTTCTATGTGCCTGAGGAAGACCGTTGGGTTACCCTCAAGCTTTCAGCCCAAGCTTTAAAAACTGTCGACAAAAAGGGCATCTATGCGGTGCTCCAAGACATGAAAAAAGACGGAAAGGTGTTTTGA
- a CDS encoding aminopeptidase P N-terminal domain-containing protein, whose protein sequence is MFSGGFEAFDVSRQFPRPFYCDPDFQYLTGLRIPDAVAVVFSEPRSLAEGTVSTLLFLPDKSDYGLVSMGFEYRGKFGLTAEGVATRPTAQWKKFCSEVLATDGTERVFSKPIRDSDFKKPGERDYNYLGEKLFASLAPGFAFNPQSQRFYKEILATDSAKMAGLSARIGAMMEYEMMEDKDPLLMRFMNVQTADDLRNLQALIRRVKIDLTSASSWMMEQRRLKASKEVAAIKSRCWLIVKG, encoded by the coding sequence GTGTTCTCAGGCGGTTTCGAAGCGTTTGACGTTTCCAGACAATTTCCGAGACCTTTTTATTGCGATCCTGATTTTCAGTACCTGACTGGTCTCCGGATTCCAGACGCCGTCGCCGTCGTCTTCTCGGAGCCACGGAGTTTGGCTGAGGGTACCGTTTCCACACTTTTGTTTCTTCCCGACAAATCCGATTATGGCTTGGTTTCCATGGGATTTGAATACCGTGGAAAATTTGGATTGACTGCAGAAGGCGTTGCAACGAGACCCACAGCGCAATGGAAGAAATTTTGCAGTGAAGTTTTGGCAACCGATGGCACCGAACGCGTGTTTTCGAAGCCGATCAGGGATTCCGATTTCAAGAAGCCGGGCGAGCGTGATTACAATTATCTCGGAGAGAAACTCTTCGCGTCATTGGCGCCGGGTTTTGCCTTCAACCCACAATCCCAACGATTTTACAAAGAGATTTTAGCCACCGACTCCGCGAAGATGGCCGGATTGTCTGCGCGGATTGGAGCGATGATGGAATATGAGATGATGGAGGATAAGGATCCATTGCTCATGCGTTTCATGAACGTGCAAACTGCTGACGACCTCAGAAATTTGCAAGCCTTGATCCGCAGGGTGAAAATCGACCTTACCTCTGCTTCTTCATGGATGATGGAACAGCGAAGGCTGAAGGCATCCAAGGAAGTGGCGGCAATCAAAAGCCGTTGTTGGTTGATCGTGAAGGGATGA
- a CDS encoding aminopeptidase P family protein has protein sequence MPKQEERRIQALAEFLLQRGGGRLSIPAVVASGKFTARPNYTANLAKLPQTGLVVIDLGLAVDGYNARATRTLPIGGEFLPELRPLYEGLLTIHRKTISACISGAAGSKLQSEAAAAFDALDKRLIFSVNALGAKKVLKVTHLASIGLELEEGDSPTNFTADNVLVVETAI, from the coding sequence GTGCCAAAGCAGGAGGAGCGGCGTATCCAAGCATTGGCCGAATTTCTGCTTCAACGAGGTGGGGGGCGCCTTTCCATTCCGGCTGTCGTGGCATCCGGAAAATTTACTGCGCGTCCCAATTACACGGCCAATCTCGCCAAGCTGCCTCAAACAGGCCTCGTCGTTATTGATTTGGGCCTCGCAGTCGATGGCTACAACGCCCGCGCGACCCGCACTTTACCGATTGGCGGCGAATTTCTCCCTGAATTGCGCCCACTTTATGAAGGTCTCCTGACGATTCACCGTAAAACGATCAGTGCCTGCATCTCAGGCGCCGCAGGAAGTAAACTGCAATCGGAAGCAGCAGCTGCATTCGACGCATTGGACAAGCGATTGATATTTAGCGTCAATGCTTTAGGTGCTAAGAAGGTGTTGAAAGTCACCCATCTCGCATCCATCGGATTGGAGCTCGAGGAAGGAGATTCGCCAACCAACTTCACTGCTGATAATGTCTTGGTCGTGGAAACTGCCATCTAG
- a CDS encoding choice-of-anchor J domain-containing protein, which translates to MRDLTQKLLGLLFLPALIGYSFSFGQVTSRAPLGVSSLKTDGITSEVPCAGSVLLYEDFENGIPSGWVVIDGDTLTPRSVMQLQKGWQSRVDYRDTSNLVVVSPSWYEQQGASDDWLISPAVTLGNNPCLSWMAYSQDIYFEESYEVRVALTPDTAAFLANPIVDSELETSGTPHQSAASLSNWAGQTVYIAFRQTSDDKFVLALDDVKITNVNAIDIGVYAVTYGAPDPGDTVTLRFQVANYGSDTVTNFQALYSLEGAPAKFMTIGSVSIPPNGTVSFDHDSVFVSDSLDLFYDFCAWTTLPNSVVDQEFQNDTLCDAIAVGSPVGNQEPIAHALDVLVYPNPFQGQFSILSSSISVPLKAEITVMDLQGRVMMQENAVLVPNLPYRIAAEGFAEGMYLVRISANGRSSSIHKLIKQ; encoded by the coding sequence ATGAGAGATTTGACACAGAAACTGCTTGGTTTGTTGTTTTTGCCAGCATTGATCGGCTATAGTTTTTCCTTTGGACAGGTTACGAGCCGCGCTCCTCTTGGGGTATCTTCATTAAAAACCGATGGCATCACGTCTGAAGTTCCTTGTGCGGGTTCTGTGCTGTTGTACGAGGATTTTGAGAACGGAATCCCTTCGGGATGGGTGGTCATTGACGGGGATACGCTGACCCCGCGGTCGGTGATGCAGCTTCAAAAAGGTTGGCAAAGCCGTGTAGATTACCGGGATACATCCAATTTGGTGGTGGTAAGTCCATCTTGGTATGAGCAACAAGGTGCAAGCGACGATTGGTTGATTTCGCCTGCGGTGACGCTGGGCAACAATCCTTGCCTGAGCTGGATGGCCTATTCACAAGACATTTATTTCGAAGAATCCTATGAGGTAAGGGTTGCACTCACGCCCGATACGGCTGCTTTCTTGGCAAATCCGATCGTGGATTCGGAGCTTGAAACAAGTGGCACGCCTCACCAATCGGCTGCCTCCTTGAGCAATTGGGCTGGGCAGACGGTCTACATCGCTTTCCGGCAAACCTCTGATGACAAATTCGTTTTGGCACTGGATGATGTGAAAATCACAAATGTCAATGCCATTGATATCGGTGTCTATGCCGTCACATACGGCGCACCTGATCCGGGTGATACCGTTACCTTGCGTTTCCAGGTTGCCAACTACGGATCGGATACGGTCACCAATTTCCAAGCACTTTACAGTTTGGAAGGTGCACCTGCAAAATTCATGACGATTGGGTCGGTGAGCATTCCGCCCAATGGGACCGTCTCTTTTGACCATGACTCGGTTTTCGTAAGCGATTCTTTGGATCTGTTTTATGACTTCTGCGCTTGGACCACCTTGCCCAATTCCGTAGTGGATCAAGAGTTTCAAAACGATACGCTTTGCGATGCCATTGCAGTGGGTTCTCCGGTTGGGAATCAGGAGCCTATTGCCCATGCGCTCGACGTATTGGTCTATCCGAATCCATTTCAAGGTCAATTTTCAATCTTGAGCAGCAGTATTTCTGTACCCTTGAAGGCTGAGATCACCGTGATGGATCTTCAAGGACGCGTGATGATGCAGGAGAATGCCGTTTTGGTTCCGAATCTGCCGTATCGGATTGCTGCGGAAGGCTTTGCCGAAGGCATGTATCTTGTGCGGATCAGTGCAAATGGCAGATCTTCAAGCATTCACAAGCTGATCAAACAGTGA
- a CDS encoding replication-associated recombination protein A — protein MRPQGLSDYFGQRHILHETSPLMSAIRNKRVPSMIFWGPPGVGKTTLARIIAGSMGKPFKQLSAIAAGVKEVREVLEYAKSRPGTVLFIDEIHRFNKSQQDSLLGAVERGLITLIGATTENPSFEVNSALLSRCQIYRLEPLTMEDTRSLLTHAITADVVLQTRQVELRELDALFKLSGGDARKSLNLLEMFVDVTEDPVVLEDEAMMAVAQERVAQYDKDGEQHYDIISAFIKSIRGSDANAAIYWLARMLAGGEDIKFIARRLVISAAEDIGNANPNALLLANSAFDAVAKIGMPEARIILSQATIYLATSPKSNASYMAINAAMEFVKSHPDYPVPLHLRNAVTSYMKSEGYGAGYKYSHDFNAQQAAQEFLPDGMSGYVFYAPKEIGKEKEIKQFLKATWGEKYK, from the coding sequence ATGCGGCCTCAGGGGTTGTCAGACTATTTTGGGCAGCGACACATCCTCCACGAAACCAGTCCGTTGATGAGCGCCATCCGCAACAAGCGGGTGCCATCGATGATTTTCTGGGGCCCTCCGGGCGTGGGGAAAACCACCTTGGCGCGCATCATTGCCGGCAGCATGGGCAAGCCCTTCAAGCAGCTCAGCGCCATTGCGGCGGGCGTCAAGGAGGTGAGGGAAGTCCTGGAATATGCCAAAAGCAGACCCGGAACGGTCCTTTTTATAGATGAAATTCACCGCTTCAACAAATCCCAACAAGATTCGTTGCTCGGCGCGGTTGAGCGCGGACTGATCACGTTGATCGGTGCAACGACAGAAAACCCAAGCTTCGAAGTCAATTCTGCGCTGCTGTCACGATGCCAAATCTACCGGCTCGAACCGCTGACAATGGAAGATACGCGGAGCCTGCTCACCCATGCCATCACCGCCGATGTGGTTTTGCAAACGCGGCAGGTGGAGTTACGGGAGTTGGATGCGCTGTTTAAATTGTCGGGAGGCGACGCACGAAAGTCCTTGAATCTGCTTGAGATGTTTGTCGATGTGACCGAGGATCCCGTGGTATTGGAGGACGAAGCGATGATGGCCGTTGCGCAGGAGCGGGTGGCACAGTATGACAAGGATGGCGAGCAGCACTACGATATCATCTCTGCTTTCATCAAATCCATTCGAGGAAGTGATGCGAATGCGGCGATTTATTGGCTCGCGCGAATGTTGGCAGGGGGGGAGGACATCAAATTTATTGCCCGCAGGCTGGTGATTTCGGCGGCCGAAGACATTGGAAATGCCAATCCTAACGCATTGCTGTTGGCGAATTCGGCATTTGATGCTGTGGCCAAGATCGGAATGCCGGAGGCAAGGATCATTCTCTCGCAAGCCACGATTTACTTGGCAACCTCGCCCAAAAGCAATGCTTCCTACATGGCCATCAACGCGGCAATGGAATTTGTGAAGTCACATCCCGACTATCCCGTGCCGTTGCACCTGCGCAATGCGGTCACGAGTTACATGAAAAGCGAAGGATACGGAGCAGGGTATAAATACAGCCACGATTTCAATGCCCAACAAGCAGCCCAGGAATTTTTACCCGATGGCATGAGCGGATACGTGTTTTATGCGCCAAAGGAAATCGGCAAGGAAAAGGAAATCAAACAATTCCTGAAAGCGACCTGGGGAGAGAAATATAAGTGA
- the mqnB gene encoding futalosine hydrolase has translation MKILLIAATPFESDSVREHFSMHLEERGAVGIDSNSGNRITLLHTGIGMVNTAWHFGRELQRERPDIAIQFGIAGAFEGGPALVEVVELQQDCFAELGAESPSGFLPLETLGFANFRLGNQPFYNVLRQPALPLEGLRHCKAISVNRISGTEEGIRRMEQIWNPEVETMEGAAFFQGCLIENVPFRALRAISNRVEPRNREAWKLKEAVEAVQKELLFRLQRLETGEAL, from the coding sequence TTGAAGATACTGCTCATCGCCGCCACTCCTTTTGAATCGGATTCCGTCAGGGAGCACTTTTCCATGCATTTGGAGGAGCGCGGGGCCGTTGGAATTGACAGCAACAGCGGCAATCGCATCACTTTGTTGCATACCGGCATCGGAATGGTCAATACCGCTTGGCACTTCGGTCGGGAGTTGCAGCGCGAACGCCCGGACATCGCCATACAATTCGGGATTGCAGGTGCATTTGAGGGCGGACCTGCGCTTGTCGAGGTCGTCGAGCTGCAACAGGATTGTTTCGCTGAACTGGGTGCTGAGAGTCCCTCCGGATTTTTGCCGCTGGAAACGCTTGGTTTCGCCAATTTCAGGCTTGGAAATCAGCCTTTTTACAATGTCTTGCGACAGCCGGCCTTGCCCTTGGAAGGTCTCAGGCATTGCAAGGCCATCTCCGTAAATCGCATTTCCGGAACCGAAGAAGGCATTCGAAGAATGGAACAAATTTGGAATCCTGAGGTTGAGACCATGGAAGGCGCGGCATTTTTTCAAGGCTGTTTGATTGAAAATGTTCCATTCAGGGCTTTGAGAGCCATCAGCAACCGCGTCGAGCCGCGAAACCGGGAGGCTTGGAAATTGAAAGAAGCAGTGGAAGCCGTGCAAAAGGAACTGTTGTTTCGCTTGCAACGGTTGGAAACGGGAGAAGCACTATGA
- a CDS encoding 1,4-dihydroxy-6-naphthoate synthase: MKLTLGFSTCPNDTFMFDALVNGRINTNGLDFEVTMADILHLNHAAIAGKLDIVKVSYNTYGLIRDDYALLNAGSAMGLGCGPLLIAREAVSIAELVAGNARIAIPGKNTTANLLLSYFESGLQNRQEMLFHEVMPAVKSGAADAGLIIHENRFTYQDEGLVCLQDLGAYWEAKTGLPIPLGAICVRRSLGEELIARIDALLHDSIAYAFEHPETSMPFVRAHAQELSESVMQQHIQLYVNDFSLDMGLEGKAAVNALLAVGEGMGLYK; the protein is encoded by the coding sequence ATGAAACTCACACTTGGATTTAGCACTTGCCCCAACGATACGTTTATGTTTGACGCGCTCGTGAATGGGCGAATCAACACGAATGGGCTTGATTTTGAGGTGACGATGGCCGATATCTTGCACCTCAATCATGCAGCGATTGCCGGTAAACTGGACATCGTAAAGGTCAGCTACAACACCTACGGCCTGATCCGGGACGACTATGCCTTGCTCAATGCCGGAAGCGCAATGGGCTTGGGTTGTGGCCCCCTGCTGATTGCCCGTGAGGCCGTTTCGATTGCCGAATTGGTGGCTGGAAATGCCCGAATTGCCATTCCAGGGAAAAATACGACCGCCAATTTGCTGTTGAGCTATTTTGAAAGCGGGCTTCAGAACCGGCAGGAAATGCTGTTTCATGAGGTGATGCCTGCCGTGAAATCAGGGGCGGCAGATGCTGGTTTGATCATCCATGAAAACAGATTCACCTACCAAGACGAGGGACTTGTCTGTTTGCAGGATTTGGGGGCCTATTGGGAAGCAAAAACAGGATTGCCGATACCACTCGGTGCAATTTGCGTGCGGAGAAGCCTGGGAGAGGAGCTCATCGCACGCATCGACGCGCTCTTGCATGACAGCATCGCCTATGCATTTGAGCATCCGGAGACGAGCATGCCGTTTGTGCGCGCCCATGCGCAGGAGCTGAGTGAAAGCGTCATGCAGCAACATATTCAATTGTATGTCAATGACTTTTCATTGGATATGGGGCTGGAAGGCAAGGCGGCAGTGAATGCGCTTCTGGCCGTCGGCGAAGGAATGGGTTTGTACAAATAG
- the rfaD gene encoding ADP-glyceromanno-heptose 6-epimerase, protein MYIVTGAAGFIGSCVAAELGHMGWKPLVLVDDFSREDKQPNWKNLPAEAVVDREEFWTWVVGKEQGIQAVIHLGARTDTTEMNHEVFDHLNFGYSQKIWRLCAEFGIPLVYASSAATYGEGEFGFDDNEALIPQLKPLNPYGESKNEFDKWALAQPRQPRFWAGLKFFNVYGPNEFHKGRMASVIFHAYHQIQASGSLRLFRSHRPDFGDGEQMRDFVYVKDVVKVIKFLLQKRPQSGIYNLGTGKARSFLDLGRAVFAAMGTEPKIDFVDTPADIRDKYQYFTEAKMEKLVNAGYQEGFSTLEAGVEDYVKNFLVKKSYLE, encoded by the coding sequence ATGTATATCGTCACAGGTGCAGCAGGATTTATCGGGAGTTGTGTCGCCGCCGAGCTCGGTCACATGGGTTGGAAACCACTGGTTCTGGTCGATGATTTCAGCCGGGAGGATAAGCAGCCCAACTGGAAAAATCTGCCTGCAGAAGCGGTGGTTGACCGCGAGGAATTCTGGACTTGGGTGGTAGGAAAGGAGCAGGGGATTCAGGCGGTCATTCACCTGGGCGCACGAACGGATACCACCGAAATGAACCATGAGGTGTTTGACCATTTGAATTTCGGGTATTCGCAGAAAATTTGGCGCCTTTGTGCTGAATTTGGAATTCCATTGGTGTACGCCTCAAGCGCCGCGACTTACGGTGAGGGCGAATTTGGTTTTGACGACAACGAGGCGCTGATTCCGCAGCTGAAGCCGCTCAATCCTTATGGCGAAAGCAAGAATGAGTTTGACAAATGGGCATTGGCCCAACCCAGGCAGCCACGTTTTTGGGCTGGATTGAAATTTTTCAATGTCTATGGCCCCAATGAATTCCACAAAGGCCGTATGGCAAGCGTGATTTTCCATGCCTATCATCAGATTCAGGCGTCCGGTAGCTTGCGGCTTTTCCGTTCACATCGGCCGGATTTTGGTGACGGTGAACAAATGCGGGACTTTGTTTACGTCAAAGACGTAGTCAAAGTGATCAAGTTCCTGCTGCAAAAGCGGCCGCAGTCGGGCATCTACAACCTTGGAACCGGAAAAGCACGAAGCTTTTTGGATTTGGGAAGAGCAGTTTTTGCAGCAATGGGGACCGAACCCAAGATCGACTTTGTCGACACGCCGGCAGACATTCGCGACAAGTACCAATATTTTACCGAGGCAAAGATGGAAAAATTGGTCAATGCGGGTTACCAAGAGGGGTTTTCTACGTTGGAGGCAGGTGTGGAAGATTATGTGAAGAACTTTTTGGTGAAAAAAAGTTACTTAGAATAG